A portion of the Candidatus Dormiibacterota bacterium genome contains these proteins:
- a CDS encoding sigma-70 family RNA polymerase sigma factor, whose product MSIGHEADPETVGGPAHDDESDASLMGRAAGGDPAAFDDLVLRWKNRVFRLALRFFRRPEDAEDVTQEVFMKVYRTAATYRMDAPFEHWLLRIATNACRDRLRSMRRRPEEVLSSLTPDAGAWLDRALSGAALQEQQAEAAKEAAAELLATLPPKDRTVLVLLDLEGLSAREVAAATGSTRAAVKVRAMRARRALRRLAVGRRGGGGT is encoded by the coding sequence TTGAGCATCGGACATGAAGCGGATCCGGAGACGGTGGGCGGACCGGCCCACGACGATGAGAGCGACGCGTCCCTCATGGGGCGCGCCGCCGGGGGGGACCCGGCGGCCTTCGACGACCTGGTCCTGCGCTGGAAGAATCGCGTGTTCCGGCTGGCCCTGCGTTTCTTCCGCCGCCCCGAGGACGCCGAAGACGTGACCCAGGAGGTCTTCATGAAGGTCTACCGCACGGCAGCGACCTACCGGATGGACGCTCCGTTCGAGCACTGGCTCCTGCGCATCGCGACGAACGCCTGTCGGGATCGCCTGCGCTCGATGCGCCGGCGTCCCGAAGAGGTCCTGTCGTCGCTCACCCCCGACGCGGGCGCCTGGCTGGACCGGGCGCTCTCAGGGGCGGCGCTGCAGGAGCAGCAGGCCGAGGCGGCGAAGGAGGCGGCCGCCGAGCTTCTGGCGACGCTGCCGCCGAAGGATCGCACCGTGCTGGTCCTCCTGGACCTCGAGGGTCTCTCGGCGCGGGAGGTGGCCGCCGCGACAGGCTCGACGCGCGCCGCCGTGAAGGTTCGCGCCATGCGCGCGCGGCGGGCCCTGCGCCGGCTCGCCGTCGGTCGGAGAGGCGGAGGGGGAACATGA
- a CDS encoding DNA-formamidopyrimidine glycosylase family protein, with translation MPELPDVVVYIEALEERVLGQPLLAVRLRSPFVLRSVDPPIGSAGGRAVRGLRRIGKRIVLDLEGELFLVVHLMIAGRLHWRPVGAKIPGRLGLAAFDFPAGTLLLTEAGSKKRASLHLVAGAPALGAFKRGGVEVLEADLPAFSAALRRESHTLKRALTDPRLFSGIGNAYSDEILHRARLSPLRLTRSLADGETERLFEATTTLLREWIGRLRNARGGGFPEKVTAFRDGMAVHGRFGKPCPVCGTAVQRIVYADNECNYCPRCQTEGRVLADRALSRLLKDDWPKTIEEMEEGPGLTPGTSTRSPRRTSSRRSGA, from the coding sequence ATGCCCGAGCTCCCGGACGTCGTCGTCTACATCGAGGCGCTCGAGGAGCGCGTCCTGGGACAGCCCCTCCTCGCAGTTAGGCTGCGCAGCCCGTTCGTCCTGCGCAGCGTGGATCCCCCGATCGGCTCGGCCGGCGGGCGCGCGGTCCGCGGGCTCCGCCGTATCGGCAAACGGATCGTCCTCGACCTCGAGGGGGAGCTTTTCCTGGTCGTTCACCTGATGATCGCCGGGCGGCTGCACTGGAGGCCGGTCGGGGCGAAAATTCCCGGACGGCTCGGCCTCGCGGCGTTCGACTTCCCTGCCGGCACGCTCCTCCTGACCGAGGCCGGCTCGAAGAAGCGCGCCTCCCTCCACCTGGTCGCCGGAGCGCCAGCGCTCGGGGCCTTCAAGCGGGGCGGGGTCGAGGTGCTCGAGGCGGACCTGCCCGCCTTCAGTGCGGCCCTGCGGCGGGAGAGTCACACGCTCAAGCGCGCCCTCACCGACCCGCGCCTGTTCAGCGGCATCGGCAACGCGTATTCGGACGAGATCCTGCACCGTGCCCGGCTGTCGCCGCTGCGGCTCACCCGGAGCCTCGCCGACGGCGAGACCGAGCGTCTGTTCGAGGCGACCACGACTCTTCTGCGCGAGTGGATCGGGCGTCTGCGGAACGCGAGAGGCGGCGGCTTCCCGGAGAAGGTCACCGCCTTCCGGGACGGCATGGCGGTTCACGGCCGGTTCGGAAAACCCTGCCCCGTCTGCGGCACCGCCGTGCAGCGCATCGTGTACGCCGACAACGAGTGCAACTACTGCCCGCGCTGCCAGACGGAGGGGCGGGTCCTGGCCGACCGGGCCCTGTCGCGCCTCCTGAAGGACGACTGGCCGAAGACGATCGAGGAGATGGAGGAGGGGCCGGGACTCACTCCCGGTACATCGACTCGATCTCCGAGGCGTACTTCTTCTCGACGATCCGGCGCTTGA
- a CDS encoding long-chain fatty acid--CoA ligase → MEIGTLCDILTHLEAHFRKPSLLRYKAAGTWRDISTEEFAATVRALSLGLQSKGIAKGDRVAILSENRPEWTAFDHAVLNLGGVTVPIYSTLLADQIRFILDNSQSKALVLSTQAQLEKVGPILSSLPAIQTVVILDPPAQGAPARAVPWTDLLRAGEAAQRADPRRFETTRSGITREDLASILYTSGTTGDPKGVMLTHGNFASNVDATLRIIPFSETDVTLSFLPLTHVFERMVEFAYLSAGATIAYAESIDAVPQNLLEIRPTVMASVPRLFEKVHARILDSVQTSSFVKRLIFALALKVGRANARAMLAGRKAPLAVRLLHPLTDHLVFVKVRERLGGRLRFLISGGAPLSPEIAEFFYAAGIRILEGYGLTETSPVIAVNTLDRTRIGTVGPIVPEVEVRIAEDGEILVRGPNVMKGYFRDEAATRAAIQDGWFATGDIGLIDSDGFLKITDRKKEVLKTSGGKMVAPQPIENLLKTDRFISQAVLIGDRRKFISALVVPDHACLESYAKLKGIPYTRVEDLLENPRIVDLMRRRIEAKMAGLPSYETIKKFRLLPREMTPESGELTPTLKIKRRIVEKKYASEIESMYRE, encoded by the coding sequence GTGGAGATCGGGACGCTCTGCGACATCCTGACGCACCTCGAGGCGCATTTCCGCAAGCCGTCTCTGCTGCGCTACAAGGCGGCCGGGACCTGGCGGGACATCTCGACCGAGGAGTTCGCGGCGACCGTGCGTGCGCTTTCGCTCGGGCTCCAGTCGAAAGGGATTGCGAAGGGGGACCGCGTCGCGATCCTCTCGGAGAACCGTCCCGAGTGGACGGCGTTCGACCACGCCGTCCTGAACCTGGGCGGGGTCACCGTCCCGATCTACTCCACGCTCCTGGCGGATCAGATTCGCTTCATCCTGGACAACAGCCAGTCGAAAGCGCTCGTGCTCTCGACCCAGGCGCAACTGGAGAAGGTGGGTCCGATCCTGTCCTCCCTGCCGGCAATCCAGACGGTCGTCATCCTGGATCCGCCGGCGCAGGGGGCGCCCGCCCGGGCCGTCCCCTGGACGGACCTGCTGCGCGCGGGCGAAGCGGCGCAGCGCGCCGACCCGCGCCGCTTCGAGACGACCCGCTCCGGGATCACCCGCGAGGACCTGGCCAGCATCCTGTACACCTCGGGGACGACGGGCGACCCGAAGGGGGTGATGCTGACGCACGGCAACTTCGCCTCCAACGTCGACGCCACCCTCCGGATCATTCCGTTCTCGGAGACCGACGTGACCCTTTCGTTCCTGCCGCTGACGCACGTCTTCGAAAGGATGGTCGAATTCGCCTACCTGTCGGCCGGGGCCACGATCGCCTACGCCGAGTCGATCGACGCGGTGCCGCAGAATCTCCTGGAGATCCGGCCGACGGTGATGGCCAGCGTGCCGCGGCTCTTCGAGAAGGTGCATGCGCGCATCCTGGACTCGGTCCAGACGTCCTCCTTCGTGAAGAGGCTCATCTTCGCCCTGGCGCTCAAGGTCGGCAGGGCTAACGCGCGCGCCATGCTGGCCGGCCGGAAAGCGCCGCTCGCCGTCCGCCTGCTCCACCCGCTGACGGACCACCTGGTGTTCGTCAAGGTCCGGGAGAGGCTCGGCGGACGCCTGCGCTTCCTGATCTCGGGGGGCGCGCCGCTCTCACCGGAGATCGCCGAGTTCTTCTATGCGGCCGGGATTCGGATCCTCGAGGGCTACGGTCTGACCGAGACCTCGCCCGTGATCGCGGTCAACACGCTCGACAGGACCCGCATCGGCACCGTCGGTCCGATCGTTCCCGAGGTCGAGGTGCGGATCGCGGAGGACGGCGAGATCCTGGTGCGCGGACCGAACGTCATGAAGGGGTACTTCCGCGACGAAGCGGCCACGCGCGCGGCCATCCAGGACGGCTGGTTCGCGACGGGGGACATCGGTCTCATCGACTCCGACGGCTTCCTGAAGATCACCGACCGCAAGAAGGAGGTCCTGAAGACCTCCGGCGGCAAGATGGTGGCCCCCCAGCCGATCGAGAATCTTCTGAAGACCGACCGGTTCATCTCGCAGGCCGTCCTCATCGGCGACCGGCGCAAGTTCATCTCCGCCCTCGTCGTCCCCGATCACGCCTGCCTCGAGTCGTACGCCAAGCTGAAGGGGATCCCCTACACGAGGGTCGAGGACCTTCTCGAGAACCCGCGCATCGTCGATCTGATGCGACGGCGCATCGAGGCGAAGATGGCCGGTCTGCCGTCGTACGAGACGATCAAGAAGTTCCGCCTGCTCCCACGCGAGATGACGCCGGAGTCGGGGGAGCTGACGCCCACCCTCAAGATCAAGCGCCGGATCGTCGAGAAGAAGTACGCCTCGGAGATCGAGTCGATGTACCGGGAGTGA
- a CDS encoding outer membrane protein transport protein gives MRSRAAVILAVLALGQAAADAVFASGYSIYEQGARAMANAGAFTARADDPSAMFFNPAGIVQLKGKMFSFGTNAVLLTGSSFDSQLSNKVFAQEDNVAWPSNLYYTQTAGKRYAFGVSITSPFGLKTEWSNTFDGRYISRESNLVVLNFNGNFAWSFARTWSAAVGVDWARADIRELSRNIDLTPLGCAGCDGFTKITGDGDDIGWNIAVRWAAEDGLRWGASYRSKMKPKINGDITFENVPAPLAALFPDGGASAELPLPATFATGVASVHGRWESEFDVVWTDWSEFDHLRIDIEKNTSLPGPIPVVADIDQTENWKDTYSFRLGSAYHASDTHQYRWGLYYDFNPISKEHVRPRLPDADRVSAQVGYGFTGKNGFTVDVAYQALYFLDRVAAGDPNSSTDPVMPGEYRNFTNLLGVNLGWKFGK, from the coding sequence ATGCGCAGCAGAGCGGCAGTCATCCTGGCAGTCCTCGCACTGGGTCAGGCCGCGGCGGACGCCGTCTTCGCCTCCGGGTATTCCATCTACGAGCAGGGGGCCAGGGCGATGGCGAACGCAGGCGCGTTCACGGCCCGTGCCGACGATCCGAGCGCGATGTTCTTCAACCCCGCGGGAATCGTGCAGCTCAAGGGAAAAATGTTCAGCTTCGGGACCAACGCGGTCCTGCTGACCGGCTCGTCGTTCGACTCGCAGCTGTCGAACAAGGTATTCGCTCAAGAGGACAACGTCGCCTGGCCGTCCAATCTCTATTACACGCAGACCGCCGGAAAGCGGTACGCCTTCGGTGTGTCGATCACCTCGCCGTTCGGGCTCAAGACCGAGTGGTCGAACACTTTCGACGGCCGCTACATCTCGCGAGAGTCGAACCTGGTGGTGCTCAATTTCAACGGAAATTTCGCCTGGTCGTTCGCCAGGACCTGGTCCGCCGCGGTGGGAGTCGATTGGGCGCGGGCGGATATCCGGGAGCTCTCCCGGAACATCGACCTGACTCCGCTGGGATGCGCAGGATGCGACGGCTTCACAAAAATCACGGGTGACGGCGACGACATCGGCTGGAACATCGCCGTGCGCTGGGCCGCTGAGGATGGCTTGCGCTGGGGCGCCTCCTATCGATCGAAGATGAAGCCGAAGATCAACGGCGACATCACGTTTGAAAACGTTCCGGCGCCTCTGGCTGCCCTGTTCCCGGACGGCGGAGCAAGCGCTGAGCTGCCGCTTCCCGCCACGTTCGCCACGGGCGTGGCCAGCGTTCACGGACGATGGGAAAGCGAGTTTGACGTCGTGTGGACCGACTGGTCCGAATTCGACCATCTGAGGATCGACATCGAGAAGAACACCTCTCTTCCTGGACCGATCCCCGTCGTGGCAGACATCGATCAGACCGAGAACTGGAAGGATACCTACTCGTTCCGTCTTGGAAGCGCCTACCACGCGAGCGACACGCACCAGTACCGCTGGGGGCTTTACTACGATTTCAATCCCATCTCCAAGGAGCACGTGAGGCCGCGTCTCCCGGACGCCGACCGAGTCTCGGCCCAGGTGGGATACGGTTTCACCGGCAAGAACGGATTCACGGTCGACGTCGCCTACCAGGCCCTGTATTTCCTGGATCGCGTGGCGGCCGGCGATCCGAACAGCTCCACCGATCCGGTCATGCCGGGGGAGTACAGGAATTTCACCAACCTCCTCGGAGTGAACCTGGGCTGGAAGTTCGGAAAGTAG
- a CDS encoding chalcone isomerase family protein, which produces MRAVVVQSILTLSLAASASAGELAGVALPDRIQVDSRTLVLNGMGLREATFLKVDVYVAGLYLETKSSDPDAIIRSEQAKRLVMKFVRAVGRKDLVKAWDESFQESAGASLAALKDRVATLDSYMSDVPNGALMSFTYLPGSGVTVEVQGATKGVIAGTDFSQALFGIWLGSHPPNPGLKDGLLGGR; this is translated from the coding sequence ATGAGAGCCGTCGTCGTCCAGTCCATCCTGACGCTGTCGCTCGCGGCGAGCGCGTCCGCCGGCGAGCTGGCCGGCGTCGCCTTGCCCGACCGGATCCAGGTCGATTCGCGCACGCTCGTCCTCAACGGCATGGGGCTGCGCGAGGCGACGTTCCTGAAGGTGGACGTTTACGTGGCCGGCCTCTACCTGGAAACGAAGTCGTCCGACCCTGATGCGATCATCCGCTCGGAGCAGGCGAAGCGGCTGGTCATGAAGTTCGTGCGCGCCGTGGGGCGCAAGGACCTGGTGAAGGCCTGGGACGAGAGCTTCCAGGAGAGCGCCGGCGCGTCACTCGCGGCCCTCAAGGATCGTGTCGCGACTCTGGACTCGTACATGAGCGACGTGCCGAACGGTGCCCTGATGTCGTTCACCTACCTGCCGGGTTCGGGGGTCACCGTCGAGGTGCAGGGCGCCACCAAAGGCGTCATCGCGGGAACCGACTTCTCGCAGGCTCTGTTCGGCATCTGGCTCGGATCGCACCCTCCCAATCCCGGCCTCAAGGATGGACTTCTCGGCGGGCGCTGA